A region of Mustela lutreola isolate mMusLut2 chromosome 17, mMusLut2.pri, whole genome shotgun sequence DNA encodes the following proteins:
- the ASPHD1 gene encoding aspartate beta-hydroxylase domain-containing protein 1: protein MWRGNSPGGNPGAAPEGTGGELGGQGDWGLEDAPGLLARAPLPVTPAWPLPLAAPALTLLLGALTSLFLWYCYRLGSQDMQALGAGSRAAGVSRGPRGCSEAGRLGPGSSGEPGEGPRAEGLVCRRLRAYARRYSWAGMGRVRRAAQGGPGPGGGPEVLGIQRPGLLFLPDLPSAPFVPRDAQRHDVELLESSFPAILRDFGAVSWDFSGTTPLPRGWSQPLAPGCYQLLLYQAGRCQPSNCRRCPGAYRALRGLRTFMSANTFGNAGFSVLLPGARLEGRCGPTNARVRCHLGLKIPPGCELVVGGEPQCWAEGHCLLVDDSFLHTVAHNGSPEDGPRVVFIVDLWHPNVAGAERQALDFVFAPDP from the exons ATGTGGAGGGGAAACAGCCCCGGGGGGAACCCGGGGGCGGCCCCCGAGGGAACTGGTGGAGAACTGGGAGGACAGGGGGACTGGGGGCTGGAAGATGCCCCTGGCCTGCTGGCCAGAGCTCCCCTGCCTGTCACGCCTGCGTGGCCATTGCCCTTGGCCGCCCCAGCCCTCACCCTGCTGCTTGGAGCCCtcacttcccttttcctctggTACTGTTACCGCCTGGGCTCCCAAGACATGCAGGCTCTGGGAGCTGGGAGTCGGGCTGCCGGTGTCAGCAGAGGGCCTAGGGGATGCTCTGAGGCCGGCAGGCTGGGCCCAGGGAGCTCTGGGGAGCCTGGAGAAGGGCCCAGGGCAGAAGGCCTAGTGTGCCGTCGCCTGCGGGCCTACGCCAGGCGCTACTCCTGGGCGGGCATGGGTAGGGTGAGGCGGGCAGCTCAAGGTggcccaggccctgggggagggccagaggtcCTGGGCATTCAGCGCCCAGGCCTGCTTTTTTTGCCAGACCTGCCCTCAGCCCCCTTCGTGCCCCGGGACGCCCAGCGGCATGACGTGGAGCTCCTGGAGAGCAGCTTCCCTGCCATTTTGCGGGACTTTGGGGCTGTGAGCTGGGACTTCTCAGGGACTACTCCTCTGCCTCGGGGCTGgtcccagcccctggcccctggGTGCTACCAGCTCCTGCTGTACCAAGCAGGCCGGTGCCAACCCAGCAACTGCCGCCGGTGTCCGGGGGCCTATCGCGCACTGCGGGGGCTGCGGACCTTTATGAGTGCCAACACCTTCGGCAACGCTGGCTTTTCTGTCCTCCTGCCTGGGGCGCGGCTTGAGGGTCGCTGTGGGCCCACCAACGCAAGGGTCAGATGCCATCTGG GCCTGAAGATTCCTCCTGGCTGTGAGCTGGTGGTCGGGGGCGAGCCCCAGTGCTGGGCTGAGGGACACTGTCTACTGGTGGACGACTCCTTCCTGCACACAGTGGCTCATAATG GCTCCCCAGAAGATGGGCCTCGAGTGGTCTTCATCGTGGACCTCTGGCACCCCAACGTGGCCGGGGCCGAGCGCCAGGCCCTTGACTTTGTCTTCGCACCAGACCCTTGA